Proteins encoded together in one Procambarus clarkii isolate CNS0578487 chromosome 67, FALCON_Pclarkii_2.0, whole genome shotgun sequence window:
- the LOC123767723 gene encoding uncharacterized protein, whose amino-acid sequence MFRFSSFIVTLLVASVLPHCSYGILEDELTAALREFLAPYDPYTINNLTDVPVVTDHSDVLLNANVIPVTGFGEIVVTFFEPPIPLISNEVRIETTSDWTWHTDDYTIVGTFNGGEVAYAGKADLFLEGFAINVDFTSDTYSLDPLSVCVDPGSLVIDLTVRSVDAEFEGADDINQDIDANPGLFVDMAEAYFNSISEEIEGIVNGLLCV is encoded by the exons ATGTTCAGATTCAGCAGCTTCATCGTCACTCTTCTGGTGGCCTCAGTGTTGCCGCACTGCTCTT ACGGCATCCTGGAGGATGAGCTGACGGCGGCGCTGAGGGAGTTCCTGGCTCCCTACGACCCGTACACCATCAACAACCTCACTGACGTGCCTGTTGTTACCGACCACAGCGA TGTCCTGCTCAACGCTAACGTGATCCCCGTGACGGGCTTCGGGGAGATTGTGGTCACCTTCTTCGAACCTCCAATTCCCCTCATCTCTAACGAG GTGAGGATTGAGACGACCAGTGACTGGACCTGGCACACCGACGACTACACCATCGTTGGAACCTTCAACGGAGGGGAAGTCGCATACGCCGGTAAAGCCGA CTTGTTCCTTGAAGGCTTCGCGATCAACGTTGACTTTACCTCTGATACCTACTCCTTGGACCCCTTGTCTGTGTGCGTCGACCCCGGCTCCCTGGTCATTGACCTCACCGTACGCTCTGTCGAC GCAGAGTTTGAGGGCGCCGATGATATCAACCAAGACATCGATGCCAATCCTGGACTCTTCGTAGATATGGCCGAGGCATATTTCAACTCAATCTCTGAGGAGATCGAGGGGATCGTCAACGGCCTCCTCTGTGTCTAA
- the LOC138355447 gene encoding uncharacterized protein: MFRLSSFIVTLLVASVLPHCSYGILEEELTAALQAALAPHDPIVFPRINDLHVVTDHADLVFNANDTVHGGFSNIVVTFFQPPVPLVSKQTKVDAVVNVTFRTEDYSLAGTFNGEEMYSSGTADLEFILFGLNVDFLTEEITLDPLGGCIEEGSLVMDFTIGSMIADFEGAEEISAHIEEEAQALIEIAQNIFNENSLALEEFLNSLACVAAAFRAP, encoded by the exons ATGTTCAGATTAAGCAGCTTCATCGTCACTCTTCTGGTGGCCTCAGTGTTGCCGCACTGCTCTT ATGGCATCCTGGAGGAGGAACTGACGGCGGCGCTGCAGGCGGCTCTGGCACCCCACGACCCTATCGTCTTCCCTCGCATCAACGACCTCCATGTTGTCACCGACCATGCTGa CCTGGTGTTCAACGCTAACGACACCGTCCACGGCGGGTTCTCCAACATTGTGGTCACCTTCTTCCAGCCGCCAGTCCCGCTCGTCTCTAAACAG ACGAAGGTGGACGCCGTGGTCAACGTCACCTTCCGCACAGAGGACTACTCCCTCGCTGGCACCTTTAATGGCGAGGAAATGTACAGCTCAGGCACAGCAGA TTTGGAGTTCATCCTGTTCGGTCTCAACGTTGACTTCTTGACCGAAGAAATCACCCTAGACCCCCTGGGAGGCTGTATCGAAGAGGGCTCCCTCGTCATGGACTTCACCATTGGCTCCATGATA GCGGACTTCGAGGGAGCAGAGGAGATAAGCGCTCACATCGAAGAAGAAGCTCAAGCACTTATTGAGATTGCCCAAAATATTTTCAACGAGAACTCCTTAGCGCTTGAGGAGTTCCTCAACTCTCTGGCGTGTGTGGCAGCGGCCTTCAGAGCGCCCTGA